Proteins encoded together in one Anoxybacillus flavithermus window:
- a CDS encoding Dps family protein: MKEKLIDIVNKQIANWNVLYVKLHNYHWYVKGPQFFTLHTKFEELYNEAALHIDELAERLLALGGKPLATMKDYLAVASVHEAKGNETAEEMVAEIVRDFETMIKELKAGMDYAGEIGDETTGDMLLGIHQSLEKHVWMLKSFLG, encoded by the coding sequence GTGAAAGAAAAATTAATTGATATTGTCAACAAACAAATTGCAAACTGGAACGTGTTATATGTAAAATTACACAACTACCATTGGTATGTGAAAGGGCCGCAGTTTTTTACGTTGCATACAAAATTTGAAGAGTTGTACAATGAAGCGGCACTACATATTGATGAGTTAGCAGAACGTTTATTAGCATTAGGTGGAAAACCGCTAGCAACGATGAAAGATTATTTAGCGGTAGCATCCGTACATGAAGCAAAAGGAAATGAAACGGCGGAAGAAATGGTAGCGGAAATTGTTCGCGATTTTGAAACGATGATTAAAGAATTGAAAGCTGGCATGGACTACGCCGGAGAAATTGGAGATGAAACAACAGGCGATATGCTTTTAGGCATTCATCAAAGTTTAGAAAAACATGTATGGATGCTCAAATCGTTTCTCGGATAA
- the ytkD gene encoding RNA deprotection pyrophosphohydrolase encodes MIVFQDYYGYNVRLSFSDHPFSKQPKHVFVICRYGGRWLLTNHAVRGLEFPGGKVEEGETAEEAAIREVREETGGVVEKITYIGQYEVNCPNETIVKNIYFAHVKSLEQRESYFETNGPVLIEHMPDDIAKDERFSFIMKDGVWTYTKQELKRRGML; translated from the coding sequence ATGATTGTATTTCAAGATTACTACGGATACAACGTTCGACTTTCTTTTTCTGACCATCCTTTCTCGAAGCAACCGAAACATGTTTTCGTTATTTGTCGGTACGGTGGTCGTTGGTTATTGACAAATCACGCTGTACGTGGCTTGGAGTTTCCGGGTGGCAAAGTAGAAGAGGGAGAGACGGCAGAAGAGGCAGCTATTCGTGAAGTAAGGGAAGAAACGGGAGGGGTCGTTGAAAAGATCACGTACATTGGACAGTATGAAGTCAACTGTCCGAATGAAACGATTGTAAAAAATATTTACTTTGCCCATGTTAAATCTTTGGAACAAAGGGAGTCGTATTTTGAAACAAATGGTCCTGTGCTCATTGAGCATATGCCAGATGACATAGCGAAAGATGAACGATTTAGTTTTATTATGAAAGATGGCGTATGGACATATACAAAACAAGAGTTAAAGCGGCGGGGAATGTTGTAA
- a CDS encoding ABC transporter permease — MNKHEWLQRIYDQYMAYEKREKQIVRFFQVIIVITFFSLWEIASRFHRIDPLLFSSPSSIWHLFIAKIRDHTLLTHTTVTLTETVLGFITGTMIGVCFAAILWWFPRISKIVDPYLVILNAMPKVALGPILIVALGPNMTSIVAMGAIISIIITTIVVYTSFKEVDANYIKVLRTFGATKRQWFTEAILPASFPTIISTLKVNVGLSWVGVIVGEFLVSKQGLGYMIIYGFQVFNFTLVLLSLLMIALLSSIMYQLVSWFEKKLIKRA, encoded by the coding sequence TTGAACAAACATGAGTGGTTGCAACGTATATATGATCAATATATGGCATATGAAAAACGCGAAAAACAAATCGTCCGTTTTTTTCAAGTAATCATTGTCATTACGTTTTTTAGTTTATGGGAAATCGCAAGCCGATTTCATCGGATTGATCCGTTATTATTTAGCTCCCCGTCTTCCATTTGGCATTTGTTTATCGCCAAAATACGCGATCATACATTGCTAACACACACGACCGTCACATTAACAGAGACGGTGCTGGGCTTTATCACCGGAACGATGATCGGCGTTTGTTTTGCAGCAATACTTTGGTGGTTTCCGCGCATCTCAAAAATCGTTGATCCGTATTTAGTCATTTTAAACGCGATGCCAAAAGTAGCGCTCGGTCCGATTTTAATCGTCGCACTCGGACCGAATATGACATCGATCGTCGCAATGGGAGCGATCATTTCGATCATCATTACAACGATTGTCGTTTACACCTCATTTAAAGAAGTCGATGCAAACTATATAAAAGTGCTTCGAACATTCGGAGCAACGAAACGACAGTGGTTTACAGAGGCCATTTTACCTGCCTCCTTCCCAACAATCATTTCAACGTTAAAAGTAAACGTTGGTCTATCTTGGGTTGGTGTCATCGTTGGTGAATTTCTCGTCTCAAAACAAGGGCTCGGCTATATGATTATTTACGGCTTCCAAGTGTTTAACTTTACGCTCGTTTTATTAAGTTTGCTTATGATTGCTTTACTCTCTAGCATCATGTACCAGCTTGTCAGTTGGTTTGAAAAAAAATTAATAAAACGCGCATAA
- a CDS encoding ABC transporter ATP-binding protein, translating into MPILTIDQVMHAYVTKQSAVLALDHLSLTVERGEFVSFLGPSGCGKTTLLSIIAGLIEPTKGRVLIEGKEIRTMRQTIGYMLQHDYLFPWKTIEQNVTLGLKLMGKYSEKTRRQTLALLHQIGLRDVDDRYPNELSGGMRQRAALVRTLATDPKILLLDEPFSALDYQTKLKLEDLVWETLKQYQKTALLVTHDIGEAIAMSDRIVLFTARPGKIQKIVTVPDSLKACTPFQARQHPDFSPLFQMIWKELESIEQT; encoded by the coding sequence ATGCCCATTTTAACGATTGATCAAGTGATGCACGCCTACGTCACAAAGCAATCTGCCGTATTGGCGCTTGATCATCTATCGCTAACTGTCGAGAGAGGAGAGTTTGTCTCCTTTCTCGGCCCAAGCGGCTGTGGAAAAACAACGCTTCTTTCAATTATCGCAGGATTGATCGAACCGACAAAAGGACGTGTGCTTATCGAAGGAAAAGAAATAAGAACAATGCGTCAAACGATTGGATATATGCTACAACATGATTATTTGTTCCCATGGAAGACGATCGAACAAAACGTGACACTTGGATTAAAGCTAATGGGAAAATATAGCGAGAAAACAAGGAGACAAACACTCGCCCTATTGCATCAAATCGGGCTGCGCGATGTCGATGACCGCTATCCTAATGAATTGTCGGGAGGAATGCGCCAACGCGCTGCACTCGTACGCACGCTTGCAACGGATCCGAAAATATTACTGTTAGATGAGCCGTTTTCAGCGCTTGATTATCAAACAAAGCTCAAACTAGAAGATCTTGTATGGGAAACGTTAAAACAGTATCAAAAAACAGCACTTCTTGTCACGCACGATATTGGTGAAGCCATTGCGATGAGCGACCGCATCGTTTTATTTACCGCAAGACCGGGAAAAATTCAAAAAATCGTTACCGTTCCAGATTCGTTAAAAGCGTGTACACCGTTTCAAGCCCGCCAACATCCAGATTTTTCACCGCTCTTTCAAATGATTTGGAAGGAGTTAGAGAGCATTGAACAAACATGA
- a CDS encoding ABC transporter substrate-binding protein has product MRKWGFLLIILMFLLTACSSNDVKTLRVAEVTRSIFYAPQYVAIEKGFFAEEGLHIELNTTWGGDKTMTTLLSNGADIALVGSETSIYVYSQGAVDPIINFAQLTQTDGTFLVSRKPIANFTWDQLKGSTFLGQRKGGMPQMVGEYVLKQHGIDPHKDLNLIQNIEFANIANAFASGTGDFVQLFEPTASIFEQEGKGYIVASFGTESGHLPYTTFMAKQSFIDKNKDVIEKFTRALYRAQQWVQTHDAKEIATVIQPYFENTDIALIEKVVDRYKQQGSYATDPILDEEEWNNLQNVMKEANELPSYVDHSILVNTSFAEHAKK; this is encoded by the coding sequence ATGCGAAAATGGGGGTTTTTGCTCATTATTTTAATGTTTTTACTTACAGCCTGCTCATCAAATGATGTAAAAACGTTACGCGTTGCAGAAGTAACTCGATCCATTTTTTACGCTCCACAATACGTGGCAATTGAAAAAGGTTTTTTTGCTGAAGAAGGGCTTCATATTGAGCTAAATACAACGTGGGGCGGCGATAAAACGATGACGACACTTTTATCAAACGGAGCGGATATTGCGCTCGTCGGTTCCGAAACGTCCATTTACGTGTATAGCCAAGGAGCTGTTGATCCGATCATCAATTTCGCGCAATTGACACAGACCGATGGTACATTTTTAGTTTCACGAAAACCAATCGCCAACTTTACATGGGATCAACTGAAAGGAAGTACATTTTTAGGACAGAGAAAAGGCGGCATGCCGCAAATGGTCGGAGAATACGTCTTGAAGCAACACGGAATTGACCCGCACAAAGATTTAAACCTCATTCAAAATATTGAATTCGCAAATATTGCCAATGCATTTGCAAGCGGAACAGGCGATTTCGTCCAACTATTTGAGCCAACTGCTAGCATTTTTGAACAAGAAGGAAAAGGATATATTGTCGCTTCATTCGGAACGGAATCTGGTCATCTCCCATATACGACATTTATGGCAAAACAAAGTTTTATCGACAAAAATAAAGATGTCATCGAAAAATTTACGCGTGCCCTTTATAGAGCACAACAATGGGTACAAACACATGATGCGAAAGAAATTGCAACAGTCATTCAACCGTACTTTGAAAATACAGATATCGCTCTCATTGAAAAAGTCGTCGATCGCTATAAACAACAAGGTTCATACGCAACTGATCCGATTTTAGATGAAGAAGAATGGAACAATCTCCAAAACGTGATGAAGGAAGCAAATGAATTACCGTCGTACGTGGATCACTCCATTTTAGTCAATACATCATTTGCTGAACATGCAAAAAAGTAG
- a CDS encoding DUF2584 domain-containing protein, which yields MGMPLEVQTMIVTNGKEKRIEHNLFVLQKEGYRLYPLDVPLEVRRTKHGEATGQAVVKKLVLENETTIVTYELIALHSIN from the coding sequence ATGGGTATGCCGTTAGAAGTACAAACAATGATCGTCACAAATGGAAAAGAAAAACGAATTGAACACAACTTATTTGTATTACAAAAAGAAGGCTATCGTTTATATCCGCTTGATGTCCCATTAGAAGTAAGACGAACAAAACACGGAGAAGCAACAGGGCAAGCTGTTGTCAAAAAACTTGTTCTTGAAAACGAGACAACGATCGTTACATATGAATTGATTGCCTTACATTCAATTAATTAA